A DNA window from Paenibacillus sp. HWE-109 contains the following coding sequences:
- a CDS encoding M56 family metallopeptidase — protein MMKESRIQWVYVASLVVSGAILVQMLLYAFQHLFRWKPLFTIFDLCMILFKHLHVPPPVAFLVINVLILYTLGTLIWLTIRHTLDTWKAQKIVEMSEESSLTQQYREQFQLAPRDLKIIAYDAPIAMTVGLWKPRILLSTGLIEMLEPNELKAVIEHEKCHMQHRDPLASLLISGISKAMWYIPIFAWLAEKYPIMIELRADKYAVTQMKQSLDLGSALLKLLKQVPKPHLISLSHASFAETSMNVRIQHILDPHMQLSLHWPHIRIVASLVIIILLMGLI, from the coding sequence ATGATGAAGGAATCCCGAATACAATGGGTTTATGTCGCTTCTCTCGTCGTCTCAGGAGCTATTTTGGTGCAAATGCTGCTCTATGCCTTCCAACATCTTTTCAGATGGAAACCTTTGTTTACAATCTTTGATCTTTGTATGATCTTATTTAAACATCTGCATGTGCCTCCACCTGTTGCTTTTTTGGTCATCAATGTTCTTATTCTCTATACCTTAGGTACCTTGATCTGGCTGACAATACGTCATACCCTCGATACGTGGAAAGCGCAGAAGATCGTGGAAATGTCGGAAGAGTCATCCCTTACCCAGCAGTACCGCGAACAATTTCAGCTTGCTCCCAGAGACTTGAAGATTATCGCTTACGACGCTCCGATTGCGATGACAGTGGGGTTATGGAAGCCGCGGATTCTTCTTTCTACCGGATTAATTGAGATGCTGGAGCCGAATGAGCTGAAGGCCGTGATTGAACATGAAAAATGCCATATGCAGCACAGAGATCCGCTCGCCAGCTTACTGATTTCCGGGATTTCCAAGGCAATGTGGTATATTCCTATCTTTGCTTGGCTGGCAGAGAAATATCCGATTATGATCGAACTAAGAGCGGACAAATATGCCGTGACCCAGATGAAGCAATCGCTGGACTTGGGCAGTGCTCTTCTCAAATTACTCAAACAAGTACCGAAACCGCATCTGATTTCCTTATCTCATGCCTCCTTCGCAGAAACATCTATGAATGTCAGAATTCAACACATTCTTGATCCTCACATGCAGTTGTCGTTACACTGGCCCCACATTCGGATAGTCGCTTCACTAGTTATTATTATTCTGCTCATGGGTCTGATTTAA
- a CDS encoding BlaI/MecI/CopY family transcriptional regulator, with the protein MKMHNFKYEGSGLNRFFGPLEAKIMEILWTTTAALTIKEVQAKLDQDKVMNFNTVMTVMNRLVDKGILQKNSVARSFMYKPVVTRDVFMETQSKELTFDLIEEFGSLAVTHMVDALDKVDPDLLDKLELKIKELKKDR; encoded by the coding sequence ATGAAAATGCATAATTTTAAATATGAAGGCAGCGGGTTGAACCGCTTTTTTGGCCCTTTGGAAGCGAAAATCATGGAGATCCTGTGGACGACCACAGCCGCGCTAACGATTAAAGAGGTCCAAGCGAAGCTGGATCAGGATAAAGTGATGAATTTCAATACGGTGATGACCGTGATGAATCGCTTGGTCGACAAAGGGATTCTGCAGAAGAATTCGGTAGCCCGTTCCTTTATGTACAAGCCCGTTGTGACCCGAGATGTATTCATGGAAACGCAATCCAAAGAGCTTACGTTTGATCTTATTGAAGAGTTCGGTTCTTTGGCCGTTACTCATATGGTGGATGCGCTTGATAAAGTAGATCCGGATCTGCTCGACAAGCTGGAGCTCAAAATCAAAGAACTCAAAAAGGATCGATAA
- a CDS encoding pirin family protein, giving the protein MSIQIFSAEQQGVGAFDGGKFLEQRAISFPGEKTALDRVGPLFYWAWGKAADVAEIGMHPHKAFEIVTYVIEGLVEHRDSLGSLETVTNGGAQVIQAGSGVYHAEAFRTAGSEAMQIWFEPHLSETVKKPAAYHQYNHEAFPSHHGDGVTVKAVIGGAAPIQLDTQANMYDWQLEPGAAFSYPLDPSRQLAFLVIRGQGAAGLGELQTLTHKDFVVAQAEQQGDTLQLQADDGQGMRIIAIDVPQDPGYTLYRK; this is encoded by the coding sequence ATGAGCATTCAAATCTTTTCGGCTGAACAGCAAGGTGTTGGCGCATTTGATGGCGGTAAATTCCTCGAGCAGCGGGCGATCAGCTTCCCTGGCGAAAAAACAGCCCTTGATCGTGTCGGCCCTCTCTTCTACTGGGCTTGGGGCAAAGCTGCCGATGTTGCAGAGATCGGCATGCATCCACATAAAGCGTTCGAAATTGTCACTTATGTCATCGAAGGACTCGTCGAACACCGCGACTCTCTCGGTTCCCTCGAAACCGTTACGAACGGTGGCGCCCAGGTCATTCAAGCCGGTTCCGGCGTCTATCACGCTGAGGCATTCCGCACAGCGGGCAGCGAAGCCATGCAAATCTGGTTCGAGCCTCATCTGAGTGAAACCGTGAAAAAACCAGCGGCTTATCATCAATACAATCATGAGGCATTCCCAAGCCACCACGGCGATGGCGTTACTGTGAAAGCCGTAATTGGAGGCGCTGCGCCCATTCAACTGGATACACAGGCTAACATGTACGACTGGCAGCTGGAGCCAGGCGCTGCATTCAGCTATCCGCTTGACCCCAGCCGTCAGCTGGCGTTCCTCGTTATTCGCGGGCAGGGCGCCGCGGGCTTAGGCGAGCTGCAGACCTTGACTCACAAGGACTTCGTCGTGGCTCAAGCAGAGCAGCAAGGGGACACCCTGCAGCTGCAAGCTGATGACGGGCAAGGCATGCGCATCATTGCTATTGATGTGCCCCAAGATCCCGGCTACACGCTGTATCGCAAATAA
- a CDS encoding phosphodiester glycosidase family protein, with protein sequence MAYPYTFTLREFNEFGAIYKYAVIKTEIGKAKPEIINTQMQQKPHIGINGGFFAADNGYSSPPTGIRSISYWNGDTTSYAYNGTSSAQYSRKTFVSYKDGTGVMRATHIYASNLNEVLANYPTAQAVIGGTDYNEDSWTGGLPGLPSYSIANWRTVLAWDSTSAYMIVTANRSVNIPTLKRHMETLGYNPTNSVILDGSGSTSMRVAQNDVINWYGSPTHDRYIGNMVRVYGIDFFG encoded by the coding sequence ATGGCATATCCGTATACATTCACATTACGGGAATTCAATGAATTTGGAGCGATTTATAAGTACGCAGTAATTAAAACAGAGATTGGGAAGGCAAAGCCTGAAATTATCAATACTCAGATGCAGCAAAAGCCGCATATTGGAATTAACGGGGGATTTTTCGCTGCAGATAATGGCTATAGTAGCCCTCCTACCGGAATAAGATCTATCAGTTACTGGAATGGTGATACCACTTCTTATGCCTACAATGGTACCTCTAGTGCTCAATACTCCAGAAAGACCTTTGTTTCGTATAAAGATGGTACGGGCGTCATGAGAGCGACTCATATTTATGCGAGTAATTTAAATGAGGTTCTTGCAAATTATCCAACCGCTCAAGCAGTTATTGGTGGAACAGACTATAATGAGGATAGTTGGACGGGAGGGTTACCAGGACTACCTAGTTACAGTATAGCCAATTGGCGTACTGTGCTTGCATGGGACAGCACCTCTGCCTATATGATTGTAACCGCTAATAGATCAGTAAATATTCCTACCTTGAAACGCCATATGGAAACACTCGGTTACAATCCTACAAATTCAGTTATTCTTGATGGATCTGGATCTACCAGTATGAGGGTTGCTCAAAATGATGTCATCAATTGGTACGGTTCGCCTACACATGACCGATACATTGGAAACATGGTCCGTGTATATGGCATTGACTTCTTCGGCTAA
- a CDS encoding VanZ family protein: MSRKRARTLAWLIFIGYTSCLLYWMFLGFGRGLYQREEFAYNVVPFRTIGMYVLHIHAFPLRTWIINLFGNIGVFMPFGFLLPYLFPLARRYSWFLLLFGCPLAGLEVLQMLLRVGSLDVDDVILNVLGASLAFMVFRGLWRVLERRKANPMYKM, encoded by the coding sequence ATGAGTAGGAAAAGGGCCCGGACATTGGCTTGGCTGATTTTTATCGGCTATACAAGCTGTTTGCTGTATTGGATGTTTCTAGGTTTTGGCCGCGGTCTGTATCAGCGAGAAGAATTTGCCTATAATGTGGTGCCTTTTCGGACGATTGGCATGTATGTACTGCATATTCATGCCTTTCCGCTGCGGACGTGGATCATTAATTTATTTGGCAATATTGGCGTATTTATGCCATTTGGTTTCCTGCTGCCCTATCTATTTCCACTTGCGAGGCGGTACAGCTGGTTTCTCTTGTTGTTTGGTTGTCCGCTTGCAGGCTTGGAAGTGCTCCAAATGCTGCTGCGTGTTGGCAGTCTGGATGTGGATGACGTGATATTGAATGTGCTGGGTGCGAGTCTTGCTTTTATGGTATTCAGAGGCTTGTGGCGGGTATTGGAACGAAGGAAAGCGAATCCGATGTATAAAATGTGA
- a CDS encoding S1C family serine protease, with amino-acid sequence MGNWNTYKKKGFIALLSAFLLVSLLGPAPSYAAEVNTEVPKVIEKTSPSVVAIIGKPSDSDKSLEKNRFNLAHGTGVIVESNGVIVTNAHVVKGMRNIVVVTSNGTTYNGRATNIDEESDLALVKIDATGLSPATFASSSDIKVGETVAAIGTPISFALRNSVTVGIVSGLDRSVSSQYQLIQTDAAINPGNSGGALINMKGEVIGINTMKYADIGVENLGFAIPVDTVKYVLKHFQLYGKVKRPYLGLELEESWEAVVGLPSSTGLRVAYVDPDSPAASAGIQQDDFLVSIGTSKVKTLVDYNEAIKHYLPGEKVDITIQSGSSPVTKSVTLGEAKQQETKWKQDAEGTYLDADRGKTKIGDSHFGWSMKYPAGLVKGRQSDDGDAVSFIDAKGEFSLSISVESKLSDELSPTALLNRLASDDEDDYSGMSSATILERQYVKRDTNPFGKIVSRSGDRGYVQTRGYLHQGKLYKVQLFVTKEHYNNDFKQNSYNDLLDSFKLSFNEKDDSLRDISVFSNGNTTYTNEYGLSFALPSSWQQGGYTGGSSFFNDDYTQAIHVRVTSASSGDTLAAWAERQTKQFEALYAPKYRTVDEPKEITLAGVPALQVGYADTLGNKWNAGYSLFFIKDKYKYEVEVSYPRDDKGKELDELLETLTSTIKVDKDSMDQELGYIQDLDELMDPDRTITYKNEKYKYTVHVPENWTSANSYDNKDQANKIFSFTGGDLTIGADTKSSYEDAIKKEEAAQKKSRDNDSEYVYTSSDVTLFDDIKAKKFDISYDKAKVPYKETVYIFVQNQITYHVSLSIDEAVRTEANENRLIKAFESLTFLK; translated from the coding sequence ATGGGGAATTGGAATACATATAAGAAAAAAGGGTTCATTGCGCTGCTGTCAGCGTTCTTGCTTGTTTCCCTACTAGGTCCTGCACCTTCTTATGCAGCTGAAGTGAACACGGAAGTTCCTAAGGTTATTGAGAAAACATCGCCTTCGGTCGTTGCCATTATTGGCAAGCCTTCCGACTCGGATAAGTCGCTGGAGAAGAATCGATTTAATCTTGCGCACGGTACCGGTGTCATCGTGGAATCGAACGGAGTTATTGTAACGAACGCGCACGTTGTCAAAGGGATGAGAAATATCGTCGTCGTGACATCCAACGGAACAACCTACAATGGTCGTGCCACGAATATCGATGAGGAAAGCGATTTGGCTTTGGTCAAAATCGACGCAACCGGCTTATCGCCCGCCACATTTGCTTCTTCCTCGGATATTAAAGTCGGCGAAACGGTTGCGGCCATTGGCACGCCGATTTCGTTCGCCCTGAGAAATTCGGTTACGGTGGGCATTGTCAGCGGACTTGACCGCTCGGTGAGCTCGCAATATCAACTGATTCAAACCGATGCCGCGATCAACCCGGGCAACAGCGGGGGCGCCTTAATTAACATGAAAGGCGAAGTCATCGGCATTAACACGATGAAATATGCGGATATCGGTGTGGAGAATCTCGGTTTTGCCATCCCGGTGGATACCGTTAAATATGTATTGAAGCATTTTCAACTGTATGGCAAAGTCAAACGGCCTTATCTGGGCCTTGAACTGGAAGAAAGCTGGGAAGCCGTAGTTGGTTTACCAAGCTCCACGGGACTGCGGGTCGCTTATGTGGATCCGGATTCACCAGCAGCGAGCGCAGGCATTCAGCAGGATGATTTCCTAGTCTCGATCGGCACCAGCAAAGTGAAAACGCTGGTCGATTACAATGAGGCGATCAAGCATTATTTGCCAGGCGAGAAGGTGGATATCACCATTCAATCTGGCAGTTCCCCAGTGACCAAGTCCGTCACCCTGGGCGAAGCGAAGCAGCAAGAGACGAAGTGGAAGCAGGACGCGGAAGGCACTTATCTGGACGCGGATCGCGGTAAAACGAAGATCGGTGACAGCCACTTCGGCTGGTCGATGAAATATCCCGCAGGACTGGTCAAAGGACGGCAGTCCGATGACGGAGATGCGGTTAGCTTCATAGATGCCAAGGGCGAATTCTCTTTATCTATTTCGGTAGAGAGCAAGCTGAGCGACGAACTCTCGCCTACAGCCTTGCTGAATCGCTTGGCGAGTGACGATGAGGATGATTATTCCGGCATGTCGTCAGCCACAATTCTGGAGCGCCAGTATGTGAAGCGCGACACCAATCCGTTTGGTAAAATTGTCAGCCGCTCTGGGGATAGGGGTTATGTCCAAACCCGCGGCTATCTGCACCAAGGCAAGCTGTACAAAGTGCAACTGTTTGTAACGAAAGAGCACTACAACAATGATTTCAAACAAAACAGTTATAACGATCTGCTGGACAGCTTTAAGCTTTCCTTTAATGAGAAGGATGACTCCCTTCGTGATATCTCGGTATTTTCCAATGGGAATACAACCTACACGAATGAGTACGGCTTGTCCTTCGCCCTCCCATCCAGTTGGCAGCAAGGCGGCTATACAGGCGGATCTTCCTTCTTTAATGATGATTACACGCAAGCGATTCATGTTCGGGTTACTTCAGCTTCTTCCGGTGATACACTGGCCGCTTGGGCAGAGCGTCAAACCAAACAGTTCGAAGCCTTATATGCGCCTAAGTACCGCACGGTTGACGAACCCAAAGAGATTACGCTGGCAGGTGTGCCTGCCTTGCAAGTAGGCTATGCCGACACGCTCGGCAATAAGTGGAATGCGGGTTACTCTCTCTTTTTCATTAAGGATAAGTACAAATATGAGGTGGAAGTGAGTTATCCGCGAGATGACAAAGGCAAGGAACTGGACGAACTTCTGGAAACCTTGACTTCAACGATCAAAGTGGATAAAGATAGCATGGACCAAGAGCTTGGTTATATTCAAGATCTGGACGAGCTGATGGACCCGGATCGGACGATTACTTACAAGAATGAGAAATACAAATATACTGTGCATGTTCCTGAGAATTGGACAAGTGCTAATTCCTATGACAACAAGGATCAAGCGAACAAAATCTTCAGTTTCACCGGTGGGGATTTAACCATAGGGGCAGACACCAAATCGTCTTATGAAGACGCAATTAAGAAGGAAGAAGCCGCTCAGAAGAAAAGCCGCGATAACGATAGTGAGTATGTGTACACCAGCTCGGATGTGACCTTGTTTGACGATATCAAAGCGAAAAAGTTCGATATTAGCTATGATAAAGCTAAGGTCCCGTATAAGGAAACCGTCTATATTTTCGTGCAAAATCAGATCACTTATCATGTGTCGCTGAGCATTGACGAGGCGGTTCGTACAGAAGCAAATGAAAATCGATTAATCAAGGCTTTCGAGTCCCTTACCTTTCTAAAATAG
- the fdhD gene encoding formate dehydrogenase accessory sulfurtransferase FdhD, whose product MQDDPHRPLEEPSLTSTTTWTVHRYKNAAIIPDEDTIATEAPLTIKIDGEEFATLVYTPTHTEELVTGFLASEGLIRFVDQIESLALEEERGFAHVKLRHLHQLSQKMVSKRFIGSCCGKSRQFYFHNDARTAKTVRTPLQLTVEQCFRLMNQLQEQSIDFQATGGLHNAGLCTADELLLSRADIGRHNALDKIYGYLLRQRVPVRDKVIAFSGRVSSEVALKAAKIGVGILLSKSAPTDLALRLAQDLGITVVGFIRKEQLTVYTHPERIIGCN is encoded by the coding sequence ATGCAAGACGATCCGCATAGACCATTAGAGGAGCCCTCGCTTACCTCTACGACCACATGGACGGTACACCGCTATAAGAACGCCGCGATCATTCCGGATGAAGATACCATCGCCACAGAAGCTCCCCTCACCATCAAAATCGATGGCGAAGAGTTCGCGACCCTTGTGTATACGCCGACCCACACAGAGGAGCTGGTGACGGGCTTTCTGGCTTCCGAGGGTCTGATTCGCTTCGTGGACCAAATCGAGTCGCTTGCGCTGGAGGAGGAGCGAGGCTTCGCCCATGTGAAGCTGCGCCACCTGCACCAGTTAAGCCAGAAGATGGTGTCCAAGCGCTTCATCGGCTCCTGCTGCGGGAAAAGTCGGCAGTTCTACTTCCATAATGATGCCCGCACAGCCAAGACGGTCCGTACACCACTGCAACTCACGGTCGAGCAATGTTTCCGTCTTATGAATCAGCTGCAGGAGCAATCCATCGACTTTCAAGCCACAGGCGGATTGCATAATGCTGGGTTATGCACAGCAGATGAACTTCTGCTTAGCAGAGCTGATATTGGACGACATAACGCGCTTGATAAAATATATGGCTACCTGCTGAGACAGCGCGTACCGGTCCGGGATAAAGTGATCGCTTTCAGCGGTAGAGTGTCTTCCGAAGTCGCCCTCAAAGCGGCAAAAATCGGCGTGGGCATTCTTTTGTCCAAATCAGCTCCTACCGACTTGGCCCTTCGCTTGGCGCAGGATCTGGGAATTACGGTGGTCGGCTTCATTCGTAAGGAGCAATTGACCGTATACACACATCCTGAGCGAATAATAGGGTGCAATTAG
- a CDS encoding FdhF/YdeP family oxidoreductase: MGKTKHTGPIKLPAKPDPKLWVSKVPFGMGKIKPKHIRETAKIAWQNRDNLPYAYRILTQGVCDGCALGVSGLYDQTLAGPHLCTTRLNVLRLNTMPAIREDILHADIEELSRLGSTELRQLGRIPYPLIRRQGERRFSRATWDEALDLVAAKMRATNPKQTAFYLTARGITNESYYVAAKVARLLGTNNIDNASRICHSPSKTALKRSVGVGASTCNYKDWIGTDVLVFWGSVAANNQPVSTKYMYAAKRKGTKIIVINPYYEPSMEKYWIPSIAESALFGTKLCDDVYQVNIGGDIAFMNGVMKVWFEMEEREPGSAIDHAFVQAHTHGLEQLRAHVAQQDWTTLEQSSGLTRERMREFAELLARAASAVFVWSMGLTQHRFGTDNISQVANLALLRGFLGREHCGLMPIRGHSGVQGSGEMGADPFSLPGGEISSAADRSRIEQLWGFELPRWQGDIVGVTLENALLPEEQERKLRMFYTSGGNFLETMPDPAFVREALTSIDVRVHQDIILNTSTLLDAREAVVVLPAMTRYEQPGGGTSTSTERMVYFSPEIAGPRIGEARAEWAIYADLARRVKPEAAGQLGCGSAEAIRAEIALAAPSYNGIQHLRERGDVFQYGGAWLCEDGVCPTPDGRAALLPIELPELRKPEGHFAVTTRRGKQFNSMIYSDTDPFNDADRYDVLIHPGDAGALSLHDGDAIVVYNSYGSMHGRVKRADVKSGNIEVHWPEGNSLIPKGVYEQYAGIPEYNTAVIVEKAETYHAYKDTRYIEKRIEELETEVE, translated from the coding sequence ATGGGGAAAACAAAGCATACCGGGCCCATCAAGCTGCCCGCCAAGCCGGATCCCAAGTTGTGGGTCAGCAAGGTGCCATTCGGCATGGGTAAAATCAAACCTAAGCATATTCGCGAAACAGCGAAAATTGCTTGGCAGAATCGCGACAATCTGCCGTACGCGTACCGGATTCTAACGCAAGGCGTATGCGATGGCTGTGCCTTGGGGGTGTCTGGACTCTACGACCAAACCCTGGCAGGACCGCATCTGTGCACGACCCGACTGAACGTGCTGAGATTAAACACGATGCCGGCGATTCGCGAGGATATCCTGCATGCGGATATCGAGGAGTTGAGCCGACTGGGCAGCACCGAGCTTAGGCAGCTCGGCCGTATTCCTTATCCGCTCATTCGACGTCAGGGGGAGCGGAGATTTAGCCGAGCGACATGGGACGAGGCGCTCGATCTGGTTGCCGCGAAGATGAGGGCAACGAATCCTAAGCAGACGGCTTTCTATCTCACGGCGCGGGGGATTACGAACGAGTCGTATTATGTGGCAGCGAAGGTGGCCAGGCTGCTCGGCACGAACAACATCGACAACGCCTCGCGCATCTGCCACTCGCCGTCGAAGACGGCCCTCAAGCGCTCCGTGGGTGTCGGCGCTTCGACTTGCAATTACAAGGACTGGATCGGCACGGACGTCCTTGTGTTCTGGGGCAGTGTGGCGGCGAATAATCAGCCCGTCTCCACGAAGTATATGTACGCGGCGAAGCGCAAAGGGACGAAGATCATTGTCATTAACCCGTACTACGAGCCGTCTATGGAGAAGTACTGGATTCCTTCGATTGCCGAATCGGCGCTATTCGGCACGAAGCTGTGCGACGATGTGTACCAAGTGAACATCGGCGGAGACATTGCCTTCATGAACGGCGTCATGAAGGTATGGTTTGAGATGGAGGAGCGGGAGCCGGGCTCCGCCATTGACCATGCGTTCGTGCAGGCGCACACGCACGGACTGGAGCAGCTGCGCGCTCACGTGGCGCAGCAGGACTGGACGACGCTGGAGCAGTCGTCCGGTCTCACCCGCGAACGCATGCGCGAGTTCGCGGAGCTGCTGGCGCGTGCCGCCAGCGCGGTCTTCGTGTGGAGCATGGGGCTCACACAGCACCGCTTCGGCACGGACAACATCTCGCAGGTGGCGAATCTCGCCCTCCTGCGGGGCTTCCTGGGCCGCGAGCACTGCGGGCTGATGCCCATCCGCGGCCATAGCGGCGTGCAGGGCTCCGGCGAGATGGGCGCGGATCCCTTCAGCCTGCCCGGCGGCGAGATCAGCAGCGCCGCCGACCGCAGCCGCATCGAGCAGCTCTGGGGCTTCGAGCTGCCGCGCTGGCAGGGTGACATCGTCGGTGTCACCCTCGAGAACGCGCTCCTGCCCGAGGAGCAGGAGCGCAAGCTCCGGATGTTCTACACATCCGGCGGCAACTTCCTCGAGACGATGCCGGACCCGGCATTCGTCCGAGAAGCCCTGACGAGCATCGATGTCCGTGTTCACCAGGACATCATCCTGAACACCTCCACGCTGCTGGACGCGCGGGAGGCTGTGGTTGTGCTGCCCGCGATGACGCGCTACGAGCAGCCTGGAGGCGGGACGTCCACCTCGACGGAGCGGATGGTGTACTTCTCGCCCGAGATCGCCGGCCCCCGGATCGGCGAAGCGCGCGCGGAATGGGCGATCTATGCCGATCTCGCCCGCCGCGTGAAGCCCGAGGCCGCCGGGCAGCTTGGCTGCGGCAGCGCAGAAGCCATTCGCGCGGAGATCGCCTTGGCCGCGCCAAGCTACAACGGCATTCAGCACCTGCGTGAGCGCGGCGATGTGTTTCAATACGGGGGCGCGTGGCTGTGCGAAGACGGTGTCTGTCCGACACCGGATGGCCGCGCCGCGCTGCTGCCTATCGAGCTTCCGGAACTGCGGAAGCCGGAGGGGCATTTCGCGGTGACGACGCGCCGCGGCAAGCAGTTCAATTCGATGATCTACAGCGACACCGATCCGTTCAATGATGCGGATCGCTACGATGTGCTGATTCATCCTGGCGACGCAGGTGCTCTATCGCTGCACGATGGCGACGCGATTGTCGTCTACAACAGCTACGGGAGTATGCACGGCAGGGTAAAGCGGGCTGATGTCAAATCAGGCAATATCGAGGTGCATTGGCCCGAAGGCAATTCCCTGATTCCCAAGGGGGTTTATGAGCAGTATGCCGGGATTCCGGAATATAACACAGCAGTGATCGTGGAGAAAGCGGAGACTTACCACGCCTACAAGGATACACGCTACATCGAGAAACGGATTGAAGAACTGGAAACAGAAGTGGAGTGA
- a CDS encoding DUF2294 domain-containing protein — protein MKRMEAEFSNLVKAYRKKHMGKGPERVTTTFCKCWAICEMAGNLSPVEKFMAKTGDGRQMLRTARTEMVKEIYKEHPPVEMEELLGAKFVQLFVDIDIEQDIGMSIFVFDQDLEKKYKSI, from the coding sequence ATGAAACGCATGGAGGCCGAATTCAGTAATCTGGTTAAGGCATATCGCAAGAAGCATATGGGCAAAGGGCCGGAGCGTGTGACAACGACCTTCTGCAAATGTTGGGCGATCTGCGAAATGGCAGGCAACTTGTCCCCGGTGGAGAAGTTTATGGCGAAGACGGGCGATGGCAGACAGATGCTCCGCACGGCGCGCACGGAAATGGTGAAAGAGATTTACAAGGAGCATCCGCCTGTAGAAATGGAAGAGCTGCTGGGCGCGAAGTTCGTCCAGTTGTTCGTAGATATCGATATTGAACAGGATATCGGGATGTCGATCTTCGTTTTCGATCAGGATTTGGAAAAGAAATATAAATCGATATAG
- a CDS encoding NADPH-dependent FMN reductase: protein MMNILAISGSLRTVSSNTKLIQVLSALAPVGIEINIYEGIGELPHFNPDLDGDEPPQAVQEWRKVLQAADGVILSTPEYAHGVPGVLKNALDWIVSSGEFVDKPTAVISASPLATGGEKAHDSLLLTLGLMTASLIGSSKVANVNMKLAAGNLAANEELKRELQRILSLFA, encoded by the coding sequence ATGATGAACATATTAGCTATCTCAGGTAGTTTGCGAACCGTGTCGTCGAATACCAAATTAATTCAGGTCTTATCAGCGTTAGCTCCTGTCGGTATTGAGATCAACATCTATGAAGGTATCGGTGAGCTGCCGCATTTCAACCCCGATTTGGACGGAGACGAGCCGCCTCAAGCCGTTCAGGAGTGGCGTAAAGTTCTGCAAGCCGCGGACGGAGTTATCCTGAGTACGCCGGAATACGCGCATGGCGTGCCTGGTGTGCTCAAAAATGCCCTGGACTGGATTGTCTCCTCCGGTGAATTTGTTGATAAGCCAACAGCGGTTATTAGTGCATCGCCGTTAGCTACAGGTGGAGAGAAGGCGCATGATTCGCTGCTGTTGACACTGGGGCTTATGACGGCGTCCCTTATTGGTTCCAGTAAGGTTGCCAATGTGAATATGAAACTAGCTGCGGGTAATTTGGCGGCCAATGAAGAGTTGAAGCGGGAGCTGCAGCGCATTTTAAGCCTCTTCGCTTAG